In one Alnus glutinosa chromosome 14, dhAlnGlut1.1, whole genome shotgun sequence genomic region, the following are encoded:
- the LOC133857314 gene encoding BTB/POZ domain and ankyrin repeat-containing protein NPR1-like produces the protein MDNKFGFSDSNEISYSSSICSVATNAETLSSEPSPAPDISALRRLSENLESIFHSPGSDFADAKIVVSSSTTSNGREVPVHRCILSARSPFFKSLFSGSSRAGKKGEFELKELARDYEVGFDALEAVLAYLYSGKVKPLPKDVCVCVDEDCLHEACRPVVDFMVEVLYASFTFQISELMALYQRLLLVILHKVAIDDILVILSVANMCGEACKRLLERCIEIIVKSDVDIVTLDKALPQHIVKQIMDSRKELGLITPESSSFPDKHVKRIHRALDSDDVELVRMLLKEGHTNLDDAFALHYAVAYCDAKTTTELLDLGLADVNHRNLRGYSVLHVAAIRKEPKIIVSLLTKGAKPSDLTSDGRKAIQISKRLTKYMDYYTSTEQGKASPRDRLCIEILEQAERRDPLLGEASHSLAMAGDDLRMKLLYLENRVGLAKLLFPMEAKVVMDIAQVDGTSEFPLGIKSKNLRNAQRTTVDLNEAPFRIEEEHLLRMRALSKTVELGKRFFPRCSEVLNKIMDADDISQLACLGNDSPEERLLKKQRYMELQEVLNKAFDEDKQEIDRSAMSTSASSTSRGLVKPNGKHTINK, from the exons ATGGATAATAAATTCGGTTTCTCGGATTCGAACGAAATCAGCTATAGCAGCAGCATATGCTCCGTGGCGACCAACGCCGAAACCCTCTCCTCCGAGCCATCACCGGCTCCGGATATCTCGGCCCTACGCCGACTCTCTGAGAATCTCGAATCGATCTTCCACTCGCCCGGGTCGGACTTCGCCGACGCCAAGATCGTCGTCAGTAGTAGTACTACTAGTAACGGCCGTGAAGTCCCTGTACACCGGTGCATTCTCTCGGCGAGGAGTCCTTTCTTCAAGAGCTTGTTCTCCGGTTCCTCGCGGGCGGGGAAAAAAGGCGAGTTCGAACTTAAGGAGCTAGCGAGAGATTACGAGGTCGGGTTCGATGCGCTAGAGGCGGTCTTGGCTTATCTGTACAGCGGCAAGGTGAAACCGTTGCCGAAAGATGTATGCGTTTGCGTTGACGAAGATTGCCTCCACGAGGCGTGCAGGCCCGTTGTGGATTTCATGGTCGAGGTGCTCTATGCCTCGTTTACATTCCAGATTTCTGAGCTGATGGCTCTTTATCAG AGGCTCTTGCTAGTCATTCTTCACAAGGTTGCAATAGATGACATTTTGGTCATTCTATCTGTTGCGAACATGTGTGGTGAAGCATGCAAAAGATTGCTGGAAAGGTGTATTGAGATTATTGTCAAATCTGATGTTGATATTGTTACTCTTGATAAAGCCCTTCCCCAACATATTGTCAAACAAATCATGGATTCACGAAAGGAACTCGGCTTGATCACGCCTGAAAGCAGCAGTTTTCCAGATAAACATGTAAAGAGAATACATAGGGCCCTGGACTCGGATGACGTTGAATTAGTCAGAATGCTACTCAAAGAGGGGCATACCAATCTAGATGATGCATTTGCTCTCCACTATGCTGTGGCATACTGTGATGCAAAGACCACAACAGAGCTTCTTGATCTTGGACTTGCTGATGTTAACCATAGGAATTTGAGGGGCTACAGCGTGTTGCATGTTGCTGCAATTAGGAAAGAACCTAAGATCATAGTTTCCCTCCTAACAAAGGGAGCCAAACCATCAGATCTTACATCGGATGGTAGAAAAGCAATTCAGATCTCAAAACGACTCACGAAGTACATGGATTATTATACGTCCACCGAGCAAGGAAAAGCTTCTCCCAGGGATCGGTTATGTATAGAGATATTGGAGCAAGCTGAAAGAAGAGATCCATTGCTAGGAGAGGCTTCTCATTCTCTTGCTATGGCAGGCGATGATCTCCGTATGAAATTGCTATACCTTGAAAATAGAG TTGGACTGGCAAAACTTCTATTCCCCATGGAAGCAAAAGTTGTAATGGATATTGCTCAAGTTGATGGCACTTCTGAGTTTCCATTGGGCATCAAGTCTAAGAATTTGAGGAACGCCCAGAGAACAACTGTAGACTTAAATGAGGCACCTTTCAGAATCGAAGAGGAGCATCTACTTAGGATGAGAGCACTCTCTAAAACTG TGGAACTTGGAAAACGCTTCTTCCCTCGTTGCTCAGAAGTCCTTAATAAGATAATGGATGCTGACGATATATCACAACTGGCATGCTTGGGGAATGACAGTCCAGAGGAGAGACTCTTGAAGAAACAAAGGTATATGGAACTCCAAGAAGTTCTAAATAAGGCGTTCGATGAAGATAAGCAGGAGATTGATCGGTCTGCTATGTCAACTTCGGCATCTTCCACATCCAGAGGGTTGGTGAAGCCTAATGGTAAGCACACCATCAACAAATAA
- the LOC133857017 gene encoding uncharacterized protein LOC133857017: protein MATSVGNNFMPPTLISNLQQVLIARKNDTVECQSHKPTEADESKTESDCAKPVVLVTNGEGVESPGLTFLVEALVRDGRFDVYLCAPQSDRSVSGHSVTIRETLSACSVEFSGATAYEVSGSPADCVSLALSGALFSWSKPVLVISGVNKGSSCGNNMFYSGAVAGAREAMICGVPSLCISLNWKKEVSCESDLKDAVIVCLPLIHAAVRDIEKGTFPKSFLLNIEIPSCPLTNKGFKVTRQSLWRSSLSWQAVSANRHPSAGHFMSNQQSLGMKLAQLSRDASAAGAARRLNSHRKNVEIESVGVAGKCNSQQTLKKYFRLEFVEKEQEHVDEDLDYRALEDGFVAITPMSLNPANWLEGQSMVSNWLAVALADEQ, encoded by the exons ATGGCGACCTCTGTGGGGAACAACTTCATGCCTCCGACTCTGATCTCCAATCTCCAGCAAGTTCTGATCGCCAGAAAAAACGACACCGTAGAATGCCAGTCCCACAAACCAACCGAAGCTGACGAGTCGAAAACGGAGAGCGATTGCGCAAAGCCGGTGGTGTTGGTGACCAACGGGGAAGGCGTAGAGTCTCCCGGTCTCACATTCCTCGTCGAAGCTCTCGTCCGTGATGGTCGCTTCGACGTCTACTTGTGCGCTCCTCAATC GGATAGATCGGTGTCCGGTCACTCGGTGACGATCCGGGAAACGCTTTCTGCGTGTTCCGTTGAATTCAGCGGTGCCACTGCTTATGAAGTTTCTG GCAGTCCTGCTGATTGTGTATCTTTAGCTTTATCTGGGGCATTGTTTTCTTGGTCAAAGCCTGTTTTG GTCATTAGTGGAGTAAACAAGGGATCAAGTTGTGGTAACAACAt GTTCTACTCTGGGGCTGTTGCTGGAGCTAGGGAGGCAATGATTTGTGGTGTACCATCTCTTTGCATATCATTGAACTG GAAGAAGGAGGTGAGCTGTGAGAGTGATTTGAAGGATGCAGTCATTGTTTGTTTGCCATTAATACATGCGGCTGTGAGAGATATTGAGAAAGGAACTTTCCCTAAAAGTTTCTTGCTGAATATTGAGATTCCCAGCTGTCCTTTGACAAACAAG GGCTTCAAGGTGACCAGGCAGAGTCTATGGAGGTCCTCTCTAAGCTGGCAAGCTGTGTCAGCTAACAGGCATCCCTCTGCTGGCCATTTCATGTCCAATCAGCAAAGCCTTGGTATGAAGCTGGCACAGCTCAGCCGAGATGCCTCTGCTGCT GGTGCAGCACGTCGTTTGAACTCACATCGGAAGAATGTGGAGATTGAATCTGTTGGAGTAGCAGGAAAATGCAATTCCCAACAGACTCTGAAGAAATACTTCCGTTTAGAG TTCGTAGAAAAGGAGCAGGAACATGTGGATGAGGATCTAGATTACAGAGCACTTGAAGATGGATTT GTTGCAATTACTCCTATGTCTTTAAATCCAGCCAACTGGTTAGAGGGTCAATCAATGGTGTCAAACTGGCTTGCTGTTGCACTCGCAGATGAACAATAA
- the LOC133857618 gene encoding heat stress transcription factor A-2-like: MVAESEGGGGKKPMKEQVTVKLEEIEEEVEEEEEEEEEEEEEEIAAPFDDGSSSSSSSTALRNAAFVSKDTVEAIKVVHIKEEEEDEVGVEDKGNYTGSGGGGGNGPSSSSSSEAVPKPMEGLQEPGPPPFLKKIFEMVEDPETDRVVSWSETRDSFTVWDEHVFAQELLPQYFKHRNFSSFIRQLNTYGFKKIDTDKWKFANEGFQRGKRHLLKNIKRRSRFSKQQQGVETSVNLTKPAGLESDELVSLKKDHNVLKVEILKLGQQQEESQNQITAVEDRIRGAECRQQQMLLFLTKVAKSPSCVQQLIQKRKQKRELDGVEFGKRRRLLAAQLGCESLPHEPIDTSKSVNCRNQPQGDVTISLSELSEILQEAADVRLIQTPFPAPMDDVLCSPLQDRKVNVLSDHASTSPDMSSVYHVMSEKLLADNSIIDEELAVNDSKFYSEFEDLIAKPPDSWGGFVS, encoded by the exons ATGGTCGCTGAAAGTGAAGGTGGGGGTGGAAAGAAGCCAATGAAAGAACAGGTCACAGTAAAACTAgaagaaatagaagaagaagtagaagaagaagaagaagaggaggaggaggaggaggaggaagaaataGCGGCGCCGTTTGATGATGGGtcctcttcttcatcttcatccaCCGCACTGAGAAACGCGGCCTTTGTATCAAAAGACACCGTTGAGGCCATCAAGGTGGTCCatatcaaagaagaagaagaggacgaAGTGGgtgttgaagataaaggaaaTTACACTGGTTCTGGCGGCGGCGGTGGAAATGGACCTTCGTCGTCGTCTTCGTCGGAGGCGGTGCCAAAGCCGATGGAGGGGCTGCAAGAGCCGGGTCCGCCGCCATTTCTGAAGAAGATATTCGAGATGGTGGAGGACCCGGAGACCGATAGAGTGGTGTCGTGGAGTGAGACCCGGGACAGCTTCACCGTGTGGGACGAGCATGTCTTCGCTCAAGAGCTTCTTCCTCAGTATTTCAAGCACAGGAACTTCTCCAGCTTCATTCGACAGCTCAACACTTAT GGTTTCAAGAAGATTGACACGGATAAATGGAAGTTTGCAAACGAAGGGTTTCAGAGAGGGAAGAGGCATTTGCTGAAGAACATCAAGAGGAGAAGTCGGTTCAGCAAGCAGCAGCAAGGAGTGGAAACTAGTGTCAATTTGACGAAACCGGCCGGGTTGGAGTCTGATGAGCTTGTGAGTCTGAAGAAGGATCACAATGTGCTGAAAGTGGAAATCTTGAAGCTGGGCCAGCAACAAGAGGAATCACAGAATCAGATAACTGCTGTTGAAGATCGCATTCGAGGCGCGGAGTGTAGGCAACAACAGATGCTCCTTTTCCTCACCAAAGTAGCCAAAAGCCCCAGCTGCGTGCAGCAATTAATCCAGAAGAGAAAGCAAAAGAGAGAGCTTGATGGGGTTGAGTTTGGCAAGAGACGCAGATTGCTAGCCGCCCAATTGGGCTGTGAAAGCTTGCCTCATGAGCCCATTGACACAAGCAAAAGTGTGAATTGCAGAAACCAACCCCAGGGAGACGTGACAATTAGTCTATCTGAACTCTCTGAAATCTTGCAAGAGGCGGCGGATGTCCGCCTAATACAAACACCCTTCCCAGCTCCCATGGACGACGTTTTGTGCAGCCCTCTTCAGGATCGGAAGGTCAATGTGTTGTCtgatcatgcgagcactagCCCAGATATGTCGtctgtttatcatgtcatgtcgGAGAAACTGCTCGCGGACAACTCCATTATCGACGAAGAGTTGGCTGTGAATGACTCAAAATTCTATTCGGAGTTCGAGGATTTGATTGCCAAGCCACCTGATTCTTGGGGTGGATTTGTGAGTTGA